A segment of the Candidatus Krumholzibacteriia bacterium genome:
CCCGTTCCGCGCGACGCGCTGCTCGACTGTATCGACGCGGCCGCGCAGGCGCCGTCGGGCGCCAACAAGCAACCGTGGACCTTCGTGCTGGTCACCGACCCGGAGCTCAAACGCCGCATTCGCGCGGCGGCGGAGGAGGAGGAGCGCGCACACTACGGCGGCCGGGCCTCGGAACGCTGGCTGGCCGACCTCGAGCCGCTGGGCACCGACGAGAACAAACCGTTTCTGGAAATCGCCCCCGCGTTGATCGTGGTGTTCGCGCAACGGCACGGGCCAACCGCGGCGGACCTGCACTACTATGTGAACGAGTCGGTTGGGATCGCCACCGGCATCCTCATCGCGGCGTTGCACCACGCGGGGTTCGCCACGCTCACGCACACGCCGAGTCCCATGAAGTTTCTGGGCGAAATTCTGGGCCGCCCCGCCAACGAACGGGCCTACCTGCTCATTCCAGTGGGTCTGCCGGCGGCGGGCTGCCGCGTGCCGGGCATTACGCGCAAGGGGCGCGGGGAGTATCTGGTCGAGGTGTAGGGAGACCGCCCGTCACATGACGCGGCAGACGAGGCCCTTGAGGTATTCGGACTCGGGGAACGAGGCAAGAACCGGATGATCCTCCGCCTGCCCCAGGCGCTGGAGAATCTGGACATCCCGCCGCGCATCGATACCGGCCCACGCCACCGCCAGCGTGAATGACGCGATATCCGCCGCCTGCGAACAGGAGAACGTGGCCAGGGTGCCACCAGGCTCCAGCAGTTCCATGGCCACCCGGTTGATGTCCTTGTAGGCACGCAACGCCTTGTCGAGCTGGTGGCGGCTGCTGGCAAACTTCGGCGGGTCCAGCACCACCAGGTCGAAGCGCCGGCCCTTGCTGCGGAGCAGTCGCAGCGATTCGAAGGCATCCCCCTGCAACTGCTCGCACGCCGCGGGGTCGAGACCGTTGGCTTCCAGATTGAGGCCCAGCGTCTGCAGGGCCGGTCCCGATGAATCGGCGAACACCACCGAGGCCGCGCCGCCGCTCAGCGCGCCCACGCCGAACCCGCCCGTGTTGCAGAACACGTCCAGAACCCTCGCGTTGCGTGCACGCGCCGCCACCGTGGCGCGGTTGCAGCGCTGGTCGAGGTAGAAGCCCGTCTTCTGCCCGCTGCCCACGTTGACCACGAAGCGCAGCCCGTTCTCGCGCACGCGCACCGCCTCCGCCACCGCGTTGGCGTCGCCACGCACGCACCCGACGGAGGCGGCGAGCCCCTCCCGGGAGCGCGACGACGTGTCGCTGCGCTCGAAGACACAACGCGCGCCGGTGCCCTCCGCCAGGGCGTCGAGGATCACCTCGCGCACGCGTTCCACGCCGGCCGTCAGGAACTGCACCACCACCACCTCGCCGTAGCGATCCGCCACCAGGCCCGGCAGCAGGTCCGCTTCGGCGTGCACCAGCCGGTACGCATCGGTGTCCGCATCCGCGGACAACGCGCCGCGCCGTGTCAGCGATTCCAGCACACGCGCGTGCCAGAAGGCCTCGTCGATGGGCCGGTCTTCCCAGGCAAGCACGCGCACCCGGATGCGCGACTGCGCGTTGTAGTAACCGCGCGCGAGAAACTTTCCGTGCGCATCCAGCACGTCCACGATGGCACCCGCGTCCGGATCGCCGGAAACGCTGCCGACCGCTCCCGAGAACACCCACGGGTGCCGGTGTCGCAGCGACTTTTCGCGGTTGGGAATGAGTGTGACCGAGGCCATGGTCACACGTTGAAGCGGATGGCCAGGATGTCCCCGTCTTCAACCGGGTAGTCCTTGCCCTTGAGGTAGTACTTGCCGGTGGCCTTGAGCTTGTCCTCGCTGCCCGCGGCGATGAGGTCGTCGTACTTCATCAACTCGGCGCGGATGAAGCCCCGCTGCAGGTCGCTGTGGATGGCGCCCGCCGCCTCCGGTGCCAGTGCGCCGCGGCGCACGAACCACTGGCGTACCTCGTCCTCACCCACGGTGAAGAAAGACTGCAGCCCCAGCGCCTGGATGCAGCGCGACGTCAGCAGGTGCATCGCGGGTTCGGTGATGCCGAGGTCTGCCATGAACGCCGCGCGCTCCTCGGCGCTGTCCAGTTGCCCGATCTCCGCCTCGGCGCGCACGGCGAGCTGCACCATCGACAGGCCCAGTTGGCCGAACGCCGCTTCCAGTTCGTCGCGCAGAACGGTGTTCCCCACCGCGTCATCGGCCACGTTGAGTGCGGCGATGAGCGGGCGCCGGGTCAGGAACGGGTAACTGGCGACGATGGCCTCGTCCTCGCCGGAAACGTCGAGGCGGCGCAGGGGCTCTTCGCGCTCCAGCGCCTCGCGGAATCGCGTCAGCAGGTGCTTTTCCTTCTCGGCGCGGTCGTCCTTGCCCTTCTTGAGATTCTTGTCGATGCGGTCCAGCCGCTTTTCGATGAACACCAGGTCGTGGAGCACCATTTCCCCGTGCACGAATTCGATTTCACGCCGCGGATCCGGGGCACCCCAGATGTGATAGATGGACGCGTCATCGAAGGCACGTACCACGTGACAGTACGCGTCGATCTCGGAAAGTTCCTTTAGCGCTTCGCCCTGGGAAAGGGTGTTCTCCTCGATGGCGGGTAGCAGCACCACCTCCAGGCGTGCGCGCACCTGGCGCTTGGGGCGGTACAGTTCTACCAGGCGGTCGAAACGCGGGTCCTGCACGTCACCCACGCCGCGCGCGGGCTGGCGCGGGTCGGCGTGGCCGGAGAGCGCCGCCGGGCCGACGAGCAGGGAAAACAGGGTCTTCTTACCGGTCTGCGGGAGACCGATGATTCCGATCTTCATGCGGCTCCAGGAACCCTACTTGGAGGGAAGTTCGATGTAGAGGCTCTCGCCCTCTAGAATGACGGCATAGGTCGGCACAGGCAGTTCGGCGGGAGACTCCAGCGCATCGCCCGACTCGAGAGAAAAAACCGCGTTGTGGAGCGGGCACTCGACCGTGCACTCGTTCTCGTCCAGGTAGCCGTCCGATAACTCGGAATGCGCATGGGTACACTCGTTGCCGATGGCGTAGAAGCGTCCCGCAACGTTGGCGATGAGGACCGGTTCCCCGTCCACCTCGAAGGCCCGCATACCACCAGACGGCACCTCGCTGGCGTGACAGACGTGGACCTTCTTCATGACCCTTCCGGCACCACTGACGACGCGGCCGCGCCGGGGGCTAAGCGGCTTCCTTGACCGCGCCGATCATGTCGGTAATGGCCTTCTTGCCGTCGGAGAAGAACATCAGCGTGTTGTCCGCGGCGAACAACGGGTTGGGAATGCCCGCGAAGCCCGGGCTGAGGCTGCGCTTTACCACGATCACGGTGCGCGCCTTGTCGACATCGATGATGGGCATGCCCGCGATGATGCTCTTGGGGTCGCGCGCCACCGGGTTCACGACGTCGTTGGCGCCGATCAC
Coding sequences within it:
- a CDS encoding class I SAM-dependent rRNA methyltransferase, whose translation is MASVTLIPNREKSLRHRHPWVFSGAVGSVSGDPDAGAIVDVLDAHGKFLARGYYNAQSRIRVRVLAWEDRPIDEAFWHARVLESLTRRGALSADADTDAYRLVHAEADLLPGLVADRYGEVVVVQFLTAGVERVREVILDALAEGTGARCVFERSDTSSRSREGLAASVGCVRGDANAVAEAVRVRENGLRFVVNVGSGQKTGFYLDQRCNRATVAARARNARVLDVFCNTGGFGVGALSGGAASVVFADSSGPALQTLGLNLEANGLDPAACEQLQGDAFESLRLLRSKGRRFDLVVLDPPKFASSRHQLDKALRAYKDINRVAMELLEPGGTLATFSCSQAADIASFTLAVAWAGIDARRDVQILQRLGQAEDHPVLASFPESEYLKGLVCRVM
- a CDS encoding non-heme iron oxygenase ferredoxin subunit — protein: MKKVHVCHASEVPSGGMRAFEVDGEPVLIANVAGRFYAIGNECTHAHSELSDGYLDENECTVECPLHNAVFSLESGDALESPAELPVPTYAVILEGESLYIELPSK
- a CDS encoding nitroreductase family protein, translating into MSHHPPGHGPAFKSVPLDFVRRDDAEMAARAREFLTEARSRRSVRHFAPDPVPRDALLDCIDAAAQAPSGANKQPWTFVLVTDPELKRRIRAAAEEEERAHYGGRASERWLADLEPLGTDENKPFLEIAPALIVVFAQRHGPTAADLHYYVNESVGIATGILIAALHHAGFATLTHTPSPMKFLGEILGRPANERAYLLIPVGLPAAGCRVPGITRKGRGEYLVEV
- a CDS encoding DUF933 domain-containing protein — translated: MKIGIIGLPQTGKKTLFSLLVGPAALSGHADPRQPARGVGDVQDPRFDRLVELYRPKRQVRARLEVVLLPAIEENTLSQGEALKELSEIDAYCHVVRAFDDASIYHIWGAPDPRREIEFVHGEMVLHDLVFIEKRLDRIDKNLKKGKDDRAEKEKHLLTRFREALEREEPLRRLDVSGEDEAIVASYPFLTRRPLIAALNVADDAVGNTVLRDELEAAFGQLGLSMVQLAVRAEAEIGQLDSAEERAAFMADLGITEPAMHLLTSRCIQALGLQSFFTVGEDEVRQWFVRRGALAPEAAGAIHSDLQRGFIRAELMKYDDLIAAGSEDKLKATGKYYLKGKDYPVEDGDILAIRFNV